tttttattaaaacgtttcttacataccgttatgttggctgggccacaaaaatattcactgtggcCCGCATGCGGCCGCTGGGCCActagtttgacatgcttgttctctACAAACATTGTCATTGTATTCCATTGGGAAGATACCCCATCGGACATTTGTTCTCTCTAATCCTGGTTGACAGAAGCAAAGATGTGAGGAACCTGATGAATCCTCCTAAAACCTGGCTGTGTGCACGTCGCCCCCTTATTTCTCTCGTGCTCACATCCCACCAAGAGCTCTCCATTACCCACAGGGTGAATCCCAAATTCCATAGCCAGGCCTTTGAGTCTGACCTGTGtctgcctgggctgctggggcctcCCGCTGCCCAGCTCCTCCAGCTCAGCCAGACAGTTTGACTCACTGGATCATCGCAGGCCCTGTCCACACCCTGCACCTGCACCTCTGCTCGGGCAGTGCCCCAGCTTGGGGTGCCCTCTCCACCCACAGAGGGCCTCCCCTCCCTCAGAACTCATCCCTCAGTGAGGAGTCCTCTCTCTTCAAGATCCACGGCGACTTTGCAGTCTTGTATCTTCGCTCTTTTCATGGGTGGGTCTTCACTCCCGACAGCGCTGAACCAGGAGGCTACACTATGGTGTCCCCGTGTTCAGAAGGTGCCTTGCACACACAGGCACCTCTCggtggaggcagctgatggtgAGCTCAAGGACAGGTGTGTCTTTCTCCCTGGAAGAGGGTGGAGCGGGAAAGGTGCCCTGCCACTCCCCGGGCCTGTGACCTCAGTGCCCCATCTCTGTTTGTTGGTGGCTGTTGAAGTCatcagaccagtggttctcaaccttcctaatgtcgcgaccctttaatacagttcctcatgttgtgacccaaccataaaattattttcgttgctacttcataactgtaatgttgctcctgttatgaatcgtaatgtaaatatctgatatgcaagatgtacttaggcgacccctgtgaaagggtcgttcgacccccaaaggggttgcaacccacaggttgagaaccgctgcattagaccCACAAGGGCAGCAAATGCCCTGTCCACAGacctcaccccctcccctggagacagggactgaggctcagaggaggaggTGGAACCGGTCTTTCTGATTTTAGACGCCAGGACTGCCGGGAAGGGCTGCTGAAGAGAcgtgggggatgggggcagggcgaTGCACGGGGTGCTAATCCCAGCTTCCTGTCCTGATTTTCCTTGACTGCTGCTCAGGGCCTATCTTACGAAGTTCACAGCTACCGAAATAGATCTTTCCTCTCACCTGTTCTTGAGCAAAGAAGGCCTTGGTGACTTCCTGTCAAAGAATGCAGGCTTTGGTAATTTTTCCAGGAGGAGGGACAATAATGGGCCTGCTGCCGCTGCACTCCCAGCTTCTCCGCCTTGGCCAAGGAGCAGGGGGCAGACAGCTACAaggggaagtgggtggggaggtgggagtgggggtgggccaGGGGCCAGCCTTTTCCGTGGACTTGGTGGATGTTTCCTTCCATGGTCTGCTCCAGAAACCACCCTCGGCCCAGGATGCCCCTCTGACTCAGAGAGACAGACAGcaggtcctctgcccacctcacgccccctcccctcgcccctggCGGATCCTACAGAACTCTCCACTCCTGCTTAACTCATCATCTGGTCATTGGAGCTTTGGGGCCTGAAAACCAAGTGTCTTGAGTTAGGGCCACCTCTCCGGCcgctcactcattcactcaccaaACACAAGCCCCCAGGTCAGGGGCTGGGGTGTGTGGGGGTCAGGAGTTACAGGGAGGAATACGGCGTGATACCCAGCCCCGGCGCAGGGGGCTTGGGGTGGACATCGGGCCTCTTGGGGTTGGGGGGCGTCCTGGGGACCCCACGTCCTTGGAAGTGGAGAAAGGAGAGCTGAAGGCAGCGACTCAGGGCAAACGCCCCAGGCGTCCCGAGCGGGTGGGGCGGGACCTGCGGTTGCCAGGGAGGAGACTTTGGCGTCGCGTCACCAAGGTAACCCTGACCGAAGGAAGCCGGCCATGGCCTCTGGGACTGGAGGGAGCTGGGCTCATCCCGCACCGCAAAGGGCAGCCCCCATGGTGAGGCTGAGCCAGGGAGCAGAGCCTGCCTTTCCCGCGAGGCCTGCGGGGCGGTGGCAGAGTTGGGGAGCGGTCACggggtgggcgggcgggggaggggtgagaactgggggtgggggtggtgggggatgaGATGAGGAGAGCGACCCAGCTGGAGAGGAAGAGACTTGGCAGGGAGCGGGGAGGCCAAAGGGGTGCTGAGGGGTTAGGGAGGCAACTGGGGCGCcagggggggggtggggttggatCCCAATCCCTTCTCCGCTTAGCCTGGCTGATCacccctttccccagccctgggTGACAGTTCTGCAGCCCTTCCCATGGGCGGTCCCACCGCCACCCCCGCAGCCAGGACGTGTGAAGGAAGGTGAGACTCcgggctccctcctgccctgtgccTCCCTCTACCCGCACCTGCCTGGGCACTGAGGCTGCACCACCACCCGCTTCTGCGCCCCAGGGCTGGGTGTCCGGGAaaaggccctggtgggggcagagggctagggtgggggtagggggctggggtgggggaagggggctggggtgggggcagagggcggggtgggggcagggggcctgggtggggcagagggctagggtgggggcagggggctgggtgtCCAGGAAAAGGcccgggtgggggcagggggctggggtggggcagggggctggggtgggggcagagggcggggtaggggcagggggcctgggtggggcagggggctagggtgggggcagggggctggggtgggggcagggggctgggtgtCCAGGAaaaggccctggtgggggcagggggctggggtggggcagggagctggggtgggggcagagggcctgggtggggcagggggccggggtggggcatgggggctggggttgggcagggggctggggtgggggccaggagctgggggcctgCCTGCTGAACCTGCGGAACCTCCGTTCCCTAGACCTGATGGAGCTGATGCTGCTGCAGAACGCACAGATGCACCAGCTGATCCTGGGTCGCCTGGTGGCAGCAGCGCTCAGCCCCTGGCCGGCCTTCTCTGGCCCGcaggtgggaggctggggggtggggctgggggtccctAATCCAGACCACGCAGGCCTTGTTTTCAAGCAGGCGTCCCTGCAGTGTGTCcctccctgggctgcaggccCAGGAGGATGGGCGCCATTGCACCTGGACCTGCAGGCGCCTGGTACTTAGGGGCTGATGTTTGCTGAGAAgccaatgaataaatgaatgactatgAACACCAGGCAACTTTGGCTGTGCCGGCACAGGAAGGGTGCCCTGCCTGCGTGCCCCCCTGGCTGGGCATGAGGAAAGGCTCCGTGGAGGGGCAGGTGGCCTTAGaacagtaatggcgaaccttttgagctcggcgtgtcagcattttgaaaaaccctaacttaactctggtgccgtgtcacatgtagaaattttttgatctttgcaaccatagtaaaacaaagacttatatttttgatatttattttatatatttaaatgccatttaacaaagaacaatcaaccaaaaaaatgagttcgcgtgtcacctctgacacgcgtgtcataggttcgccatcactgcttagATCCAGCCCTTGACAGCCAGCCACATGGGGTCTTGATGGTTGGAGGTGAGGGCGTGTCCACCACCCAGGCTGGCAGAGCCCTCCAGCGGCCCTGGGAGGAGtggctccagggcctggggcGGGCCAGGGGCAGCTTCCTGGCTCCCACCCAGCTCTGGAGTCAAACCTGGATTCTTCCAGTCCCTGCTCGCCTCTCATTAGCTGGGTGACCTCGACCAGCGGCTCAGGCTCTTCAAGCCTCAGGTTCCCACCTGCAAAATGTCTCCAAAGTGCCTGCTTACATGGAGCAAATACCAAGAACCAGTTGGTGATGCAGATctggaaaaataatttagaggcacggaggagtgggggtggggagagcctgACCCTGTGTCACCCGCCCCCCCTCGCACCCCCAGGTCCACATGGAGGGTCCGAAGgaggagagtgaggaggaggaggagctgggagcccagGAGGAAGAGCCTCTGGTGGTCCACCACCACTACCTGCCCTGCCCGACGCCCGCTCTGggcccccagcctccctggccagcgcctttccttccccctccgCCACACCAGCCCCCCTTGCAGGATGCACCCAGGATCCAGCAGCGCCCTCCTGCCAGGAGAAGGGGGGTGTAAGTGAGGCGAGGCCCTGctctggctgggctggaggagcTGCCTTGGGGCTGGGGCGGGTGGAGATCGCTGTGGGTCAAACCGCAGAGGTCACTTCTGATGGGGCATTTCTTTTCTCATCCCCATCTCAGGAGAgccgtgcccccacccccaccccccagtgccaCGGGGACTGTGGGTGCGGATGTACCCCCGGCTTCAGGtaggggcagggggtgtgggcagcaggCTCCAGGCCTAGGGATGGGTCAGGAGGCTAGGGGGGTTGTCTTCCCCTGAGGGCGGGGGTACTGTCACTGCTGCAGGCAACTGGCCTgtcccctttcccctttccctccttgGGGTCCACTGAGGCAGGAGGGAGTCAAGATGAGGGTGCTGTCTCCCCCCACCCAGATTACTATGACGCCGAGAGCTTACTATGAAGACAGACGCTGGCCCAGGGACCCACCCCAGCGGCACTGCGAGGCTGGATACAGCCCCCGAGGGCCCCTCTGGTGCTCACAGCCACACCTGACAGCCCTTCTCTGCCTAACCCCAAccaggccctcccctccagggTGAATCAGTCTCCTTCCTTCCCATTAAGACCTTGGGCCAGCCCATCTCTTCTCTGGAGTAAGCCCATTAGGTTCTTCACTGTTCAAGGCCCTCGACCCACGTGAACACCCACCTCTGCCCCACTGTTTGCTTCCCGGGCgagggggaggctgggaaccAGAGCCCCCCCAGACCTCAGTCCCTCACCCCTCTCTCTGGGAAGGCCAGGGCTGCGGGGTCTCCGATGGCCTAATCACGGAGCAGGAGGCCAGAGAAGACTGGTTTTGTTGTCCACAGCTCTGTAAAGGCCAAGATGCAGAAGAATCCTGACTGGGAGGGTCCTGGAGGTGCGCCAGGTCCCTGGGGGCCCCACCCTCCACTCCACCAACAGGAAGCTGGCTCTGTGGCCGTGTCCTGCTCCGACAGGGAGTGGCCCCAGTTCCCGAGGGCCGTGTGGGAACAGAGTGTCTCTGCccggccaggccagggcacacCGCCCCAACCTCACCGAGGAGGCCCTTGTCACTCGGCCAACGAGGGTGGGTGCCCGGTGCCAAGGCTGGTCAGCATGGGGGCgcctcagggctgggctggcccgaGGCCTCTGTGAAGCAGAGGGTGGAGGGACACTGAGGAGGCTTCTAGGGAGAGAAGTATCAGCCCGATGCGTCACCTTCCCGGCCGCTGAGTACTCTCCCAGGAGGAGACGCGAGGCACAGGGTTAGGTCCAGGCGTTTGTATTCAGACTAGAAAAGGAAACGTCCCCCAGGTCCTCTGCGGCTTGTCACTGTCCTCCTGCCGTGGCCGGGCCACATCGCTGAGAGCCACACTGAGTTCCAGTGGCTGCCGGGGCCGGGGCCACGACCCCACGCAGGCTATGCCCGGTAGGAGCGTCTCAGCCTCCTCCACGCGGCTTGTACCCCGTAATTGCCTCTCCGCCTCTGGTGCCACTGCTGGCCGAAGACAAAGCACAGCAGGACGGACGCcacaaacagcagcagcagcaccgaCACGACGGCGATGATGATGACCATCTGGTTGTCCGGCATGGGCTCTAGGGGAGAGGGCAGTGGTCTGAGAAGGCCTCCGGGCCtgtgtgcacatatgcataacccgtggacgcagacagtggggtggtgagggctgggggcgggggggcagagagagggggctGAAGAGggtcgatgggggaaaaaggagacacgtaatactttcaacaataaagatttaaaaaagaagaagaagtgctCTGGTCCTAGGTGCCAGGGCCCAAGGGGGAGTGAGGTCCACCCCCATCCATCCTGCAGTCACCCGGGTCACAGAGACGAGTGACAGATGGTGTACTAACTAGGGGAAAGGTGAGCTGGGGTCTGGGCTACCAGCCAGGCCTCGGTGAGACTGTGAGGGCAGCCTGTGGGCTCTGGGCACCATGGTCTGGGCAGTGCACGCCAACCCCTCCCTGGGCAGAGCCGAGTGAGTTTCTACCAAACTCGCTAAAGACAGGGAACACCTGCCATCAAGAGTCACAGaaccgccctggctggtgtaggtGAGCAgggaagggtcgtgggtttgattcctggtcgggtcGTGGTGtgcgcgcaggaggcaaccaataagtgtgtctctctcacatcaatgtttctctctctctgtccccttccctccctctctcccactctttctaaaatcattggaaaatatcctcaggtgaggatcaacaataacaaaaagaatcAAAGAACAGTGGAGTTCTAGAAGACCTGAGGGGTCGGTTAGGTCAAACTTTTCATTGTAGAGAGGAGCCAGAGAGAGCAGGTTGACTTggtcaaggccacacagctcacTAACGGCCAAGCAACTAGTCCAGGTCCACGCTGGGGCTTGGAGAGAGCTTCAGGGAGGAGGGAACGTAAGAGGGACCCCTCTCAGGACCCAGTGTGGGGCCCCTGTTGCCTCCCCCCCGAGCTGGCAGAGAGTGGGCTGAGGTTCTGACTTCCCTCAGGGCCTAACGTGAAGGCCCTGTCCTCGCCCCTCTCCGGGCCAGGCCGGGGCCTCCTCCTCACCATGGATCTCAAGCACCTGAGGCTCTGAGGTTCTTTGGATCAAACCCCCACCACGAGGTTGCAGGTCCAGCTCAGCCCGGCAGGAGAAGTTGTGGCGACCGTCTTCCTTGTGAGCCGTGCTGTTGTGTGTGATCATGGCTTCTTGGGGGGCAGCTGTTTCCCCCTCAAATCTCTGCATGTGCAGGGGCTCCTGGCCACGGAACAAGGTGAGGGTGAGGTTCTCAAGGGGTGCCACCGCCGGCACCCTGCACTCCATGGTGAAGACTTTGCCCACAGTCACCCAAGTGGGCTGCAGCTTCAGCAGCACTTGCTCTGGGGGGTCTGCAGGGGAGAaagtggggaggttgggggcacGGTCCCAGCGGGCCCACCCAGCCAAGAGCACCCCCTATCAGCACCGTGTGCTCAGGTCCCCGGCTGGACTTGCGGAGGctggggcctggcctgctccagagtgtaagagaggaagaaggaggccTTTAGGGTGTAGGGTGTGCCGGGTGGTAGTTTTACGAACGTGATGGGTTCTGCCGTGGACAAGAATGGAGGTGGTTAGGTGTCTCCAAAGAGAGGGTCAGAGACTGTGCAGCCAACTAGAAAGATGTACATGTTTGCACCTGTCTCCTTCCTcgccagaattttaaaaactaaacagttGGGCACTTATGTTCAGAGAGACTTAGAAGGGAGCGCTCACTGGAACTGGGCATGAGCTGTGAGCTCTCACTTAGCAGGTGGGGGCCAAAGTCAGACCTGCCTTCCTCCTCAGGGTCAGGTTCACGGCCCCCTCAACCCCTTATCCAACGGAGCCCTGGGTGCGGCCTGCATTTCCCTCTGAGCCAGACATCTCACCCCAATCACACCAGGATAGGATGTTGGAGCGAGGGCGTCATTTATTTGATCCGTTCACGGGGAGGATCCCAGCAGCACCCTTAGTGCCGAGATGTTGGGACTCCGTGGCtaagggcaggtgtgtgtgtgatggtctCACATTTGCCGAGGGCCCtcaagggaagagaaaagcaccTGGGGACTCCTCAACCTCCCCTGGAGAGCGTGCCGCCCTCCTGATGGTGCCCCCACCACTTGTCGTGTCCCCGGCCGGGGCTGCtgctgagctgggaggaggctgtGAGCACTGCGATCGCCCTCTTCGGAGCAAGCCTCAAAGGCGGGGTTGCCACAGGCCCACGGAGGCCAGCGAAGGGTGGGAGC
The genomic region above belongs to Myotis daubentonii chromosome 16, mMyoDau2.1, whole genome shotgun sequence and contains:
- the PRR29 gene encoding proline-rich protein 29 isoform X1, which gives rise to MASGTGGSWAHPAPQRAAPMPWVTVLQPFPWAVPPPPPQPGRVKEDLMELMLLQNAQMHQLILGRLVAAALSPWPAFSGPQVHMEGPKEESEEEEELGAQEEEPLVVHHHYLPCPTPALGPQPPWPAPFLPPPPHQPPLQDAPRIQQRPPARRRGVRAVPPPPPPSATGTVGADVPPASGRGRGCGQQAPGLGMGQEARGVVFP
- the PRR29 gene encoding proline-rich protein 29 isoform X2 yields the protein MASGTGGSWAHPAPQRAAPMPWVTVLQPFPWAVPPPPPQPGRVKEDLMELMLLQNAQMHQLILGRLVAAALSPWPAFSGPQVHMEGPKEESEEEEELGAQEEEPLVVHHHYLPCPTPALGPQPPWPAPFLPPPPHQPPLQDAPRIQQRPPARRRGVRAVPPPPPPSATGTVGADVPPASDYYDAESLL
- the ICAM2 gene encoding intercellular adhesion molecule 2, encoding MPFEMSPFCCWGLPAALLAVLFCPGSGEEAFEVYVSPEQLVVKHGGSSEINCSTSCLQPTISGLETTLSKTLLDKQPQWELYEVFNVSTDTVVYCHFTCSGRQVQRNASITMFYPPEQVLLKLQPTWVTVGKVFTMECRVPAVAPLENLTLTLFRGQEPLHMQRFEGETAAPQEAMITHNSTAHKEDGRHNFSCRAELDLQPRGGGLIQRTSEPQVLEIHEPMPDNQMVIIIAVVSVLLLLFVASVLLCFVFGQQWHQRRRGNYGVQAAWRRLRRSYRA